The Arthrobacter sp. OAP107 DNA segment GGAGCCGCATCAGGTCCGTGACGTCCCGGCCCTCGCCCGCCACCATGTCCGGGTGGCGGCGCATGGAATGTGCGACGGCGGCTTCCGGGCTTTCGGGGCCGGACGCACCGTCGGCCAGTTGGGCCGAGGCGAGGCGGCCGAAGGCGCGGGCCATGCCGGCGAGGGTGAGGGCGAACAGCGGGGTGCCGCAGCCGTCGGTGCTGAGGCCGGAGGGTTCTTCGCCGGTCAGCTCGGTGACGGTCTCGGCGACGAGTTTCTGCAGCGGGTGGGAGGGGTCGAGATAGCCCTGCACCGGCCAGCCGTTGATGACGCAGGTGGCGGCCATGGCGGCGTGCTTGCCGGAGCAGTTCTGGGCCAGCTGCGTGGGACGGCCGCCGTCGCGCAGGTATTCCTCGCGCTCACGGACTCCGTAGGGGAGGTCCGAGCTGTTTTCGAGGGCCGCGGGTGTGAGGCCGTGCAGTTCCAGGATGCGCATGGCGCCGTCAAGGTGCCGGGCTGCGCCGGAGTGGCTCGCGGCGGTGAGGGCCAGAAGGTCGGCGGGCAGGTCCAGCCCGGCCCGGACCATGGCCACAGACTGCAGCGGCTTAAGGGAAGACCGGGGGTAGAACGATGCCAGGGGTTCGCCGGCGGAGAGCAGCGTGCGGCCGCCCGGCGCTGTGGCGATCAGGGAGCCATAGTGCACGCTCTCCACCAGCCCGTCCCGGGTCTGGACGGCGAGGGGCTCGTGCCGCGGCAGGATCGCTGCAGCGGCGGGCAGCGCGGAAGGGTAATGGCTTGCCGGCATGGCGGGGGAAGGCATGGCGTCCTCTGGGTTGCGTGTTGATTCGGGTTGGGTGTGGTGCGGCTGGTTGATCCGGAGTGCCAGGAGGGCCGGGCCGCTGGTGGCCTGGGCTTACTGGTTAAGGATGGAGTCGAGGGCTTCGCCGACGGCGCGCAGGTGCTCGGCCATGGCGGCGCTGGCGTCTGCCGCTGACCCGCCTTCGATGGCGTCGAGGATAAGGCGGTGTTCGACGTCGGAGGCGTACTGGCGGTCGGCCACCATGTTGAGGGTTTCGGACTGGTGGGCGAGGGCGTCGCGGATATCAGCCACCACGCTTTCGAACACCTTGTTGCCGCTGGCGCGGGCGATGGCGGCATGGAAACTGGAGTCGAGGGCGACCCACGCTTCGGGGTCGGTTTCCGCGGTCATGGAGGCCATTATGCCGCGGAGGATTTCCAGGTCCTCGGGCGTGCGGCGCTCCGCGGCCAGGCCGGCGGCCGGAACTTCGATGTGCGGGCGGGCCTCGGTGAGGTCGCGGGCGGAGAACTGGCCCAGGACGAGGTCGTTGGCAACATGGTCGGCGACGACGAACGTGCCGCGGCCGGTCTTGGTGACTGTCAGACCGAGGGCGGTGCAGGAGCGGAGCGCCTCACGGATCACGGAGCGGCTCACCCCGTACTGCGCAGCCAGGGCGGCTTCCGAGCTGAGCTTGGCACCGACCGCCAAGCCTCCGCTTTGGATGTCGCTGCGGATGGCGTTGAAGACAGCTTCGGCCGCGCTGAGACGCGCCAGCGGAAAGGTGCTTGCGCCGCTCTGCTGTACGGCTGTCCGGCTGTCTGACAGGTTCACGGTTAAGAATATGGCACGGGTCACAGGCAGGTGTCAACCGGCGGATGGAGACATTTCGCACGTGACGTGCGGCGAACTGGGGAGTGGTTCACCTGCGGCCGGTACGTTCGTTCCGATTTGCACCCTTGCGAGCTTGCGTTGACGGAGCGTAGCGTGGAAGCTACCCGCAATCCGGCACGATCGTACCTAATTTCTGTGGAGGTGGTCTTGACTGACCCATTCGCGAAAGACCTTGCTGCCGCCGTCCGTGTCCGGCGCTCCGACCTCCGCCTCAGCCAGCAGGACCTCGCCGACATGGCGGGAGTCTCCGAGCGCTTCGTCCGCTTCGTGGAGCAGGGTAAGCCGAGCCTTCGGCTGGACACCCTGGTGGCCTTGTTGAACACGCTCGGACTCGAGCTCAAGCTCGCTACCCGGACAACCGCCGCGGGCCGCGCACTGGGGACGCAACAGACGGAGAGCCAGCCGCCGGAGAGCCAGCCGCCGGTGAGCGAACCGCGGGTGACCCAGCCGCCGTCGGCCGCCCCGCCGTCGGCCGCCCCCGGAAACCAACCCGAACCGGAAAACCGGCCGTGAGGCACCGCATTGCCGACATATACAAGCGGGGCGTCCTGGCAGCCCGGCTGGAGCGGTACGACGGCGGCACCAGGTTCAGCTACCTGCCCGCCTACCTGCTGAGCGGCCGCCCCGCCGTCGCGAGTTCGCTCCCGCTCACCGCCGAGCCGGTGCTGTCCGGGGCGGGTGCTGCCCCGCCCTACTTCACGGGACTGCTCCCGGAGGGCCGGCGGCTGAACGCGTTGCGCCGGTCCATCAAGACCAGCGCGGACGACGACCTCTCGCTGCTCATCGCCGCCGGCGGCAACCCCGTAGGCGACGTGCAGATCGTGGGCCACGGCGAGCCGCTGGACCCGGAGGAACACGCCGTCGAGGTGGACCCGCGCAGGCCCGTGGACTTTGACGAGCTGCTGGGCGACTCGGGCCTGATCGACCCGGTGGCGCTCGCGGGCGTGCAGGACAAGCTGTCCGCCGGCATGATTTCCATGCCCGTGGCCAGCGCGGGGCGCCGCTTCATCCTCAAGCTCAACGCCCCCGAATTCCCGCACGTGGTGGAGAACGAGTTCATCATGTTCCGCTACGCGGCCAAGCTGCGGATTCCGCTGAGCCGGGTGCAGCTGATGCGCGACGTCGCCGGCCGGCCGGGGCTGCTGGTGGAGAGGTTCGACCGCTTGCCGCTGGCCGGTGAGCCAGACAGCGCAGGTGAGCGGGACGCTGTGCAGCGCCTCGCCGTCGAGGACGGGGCACAGGTGCTGAAGCTGTACCCGGCCGACAAGTACAACGTGGGGTTCGGGACTGTCTGCCATGCGCTCGCCGAATACTGCGCGGCACCGCTGCCGGCGCTGCGGAACCTCGCCATCCAGGCCGCCTTCGCGCTGCTCAGCGGCAACGGCGACCTGCACGCGAAGAACGTGTCCATGGTGCAGCAGCCGCACGGGGAATGGTCCATCGCGCCCGTTTATGACATTCCCTCCACGGTGGTCTACGGGGACAAAACGCTCGCCCTGACGCTGGGCGGCAAGCGCAGCGGCATCTCACGCAAGCACTTCCTCGCCTGGGCCACGGGCCTCGGACTGCCCGAACGCACGGCTGCGCAGGCGGTGGACCTGGCGCTGAAGGCTGCCGGTCCGCTGCTTGCGGACCTCGAGTCGGGGACGGCGTTTGCGTCTACTGCCGCCGCTTCAACCAACACCCTTCCAAAGTACGACGGCGGCGCCTCGCCTTTTCCGGACATGGTCACCAGGGCGTGGGTCAAGGAGCTCAAACACCGGCGGCGGCTGCTCGAGGGCTAAAACCGTCGTACCAGTTGAGCACGCGCAGGGCGCGAAGCGTGTTCCAGCGGCTGGGGCGTCCGTCACCGTCCTCCATGGCGAAGTGGATGCGGCCGGGGTGGGTGTTCTCGAGCAGCCACGTTCCGCCGGGCTGCCGTTTTGAGCGGAGCAGGCCGACGGCCTCGGCCAGGCGGGTGTCGGGCGGTCCACCCGTATCCGGGAAGGAGATGTCCTGAAAGGAGGCGTCGCGGAAGTAGTCGAGGCCGCGGAGCGCGTCATAGAACCAACGGGTCGGGTAGGAGAACTGCAGCCACTCCGGGTCAACCAGTTCCCCGGTGCTCTTTCGCCGGAGCAGCGCACGTTCCAGCAGATACTCCTCGCCCCGCTTCCGGCCAGCAATGGACTCCGGAGTTCCGCCGGTGGCCCGCTCGTGTTCCAACAGCCCTTCCAGAACGTTGATGGTGGTTGCGAAGGACGAACGCACCGACCCCCGCTCCGCCTCGCAGTTCCAGCCGCCGTCGTCGAGCTGTTCGCCGAGGAGCCGCCGGACGATCCCCTCGACGTTCTCGCCGAAGTAGGCTCCGAGGGCCACGGCCTTGCCGTTGATGCAGGGTTCCACCTCGCCGTCGAAGAACGGCTGGCCACCTTCCTCCCAGCGGCTGTTGTCCCGGACTTTCCGCACCGCGGCGCGGGCTTCTTCGCTGCCCGGGTCGAGACCGAGGTCACGCAGGAGCAGCAGGCTGTAGGTGGTGGCGGTCC contains these protein-coding regions:
- a CDS encoding FadR/GntR family transcriptional regulator encodes the protein MNLSDSRTAVQQSGASTFPLARLSAAEAVFNAIRSDIQSGGLAVGAKLSSEAALAAQYGVSRSVIREALRSCTALGLTVTKTGRGTFVVADHVANDLVLGQFSARDLTEARPHIEVPAAGLAAERRTPEDLEILRGIMASMTAETDPEAWVALDSSFHAAIARASGNKVFESVVADIRDALAHQSETLNMVADRQYASDVEHRLILDAIEGGSAADASAAMAEHLRAVGEALDSILNQ
- a CDS encoding HipA domain-containing protein is translated as MRHRIADIYKRGVLAARLERYDGGTRFSYLPAYLLSGRPAVASSLPLTAEPVLSGAGAAPPYFTGLLPEGRRLNALRRSIKTSADDDLSLLIAAGGNPVGDVQIVGHGEPLDPEEHAVEVDPRRPVDFDELLGDSGLIDPVALAGVQDKLSAGMISMPVASAGRRFILKLNAPEFPHVVENEFIMFRYAAKLRIPLSRVQLMRDVAGRPGLLVERFDRLPLAGEPDSAGERDAVQRLAVEDGAQVLKLYPADKYNVGFGTVCHALAEYCAAPLPALRNLAIQAAFALLSGNGDLHAKNVSMVQQPHGEWSIAPVYDIPSTVVYGDKTLALTLGGKRSGISRKHFLAWATGLGLPERTAAQAVDLALKAAGPLLADLESGTAFASTAAASTNTLPKYDGGASPFPDMVTRAWVKELKHRRRLLEG
- a CDS encoding asparaginase; translation: MPSPAMPASHYPSALPAAAAILPRHEPLAVQTRDGLVESVHYGSLIATAPGGRTLLSAGEPLASFYPRSSLKPLQSVAMVRAGLDLPADLLALTAASHSGAARHLDGAMRILELHGLTPAALENSSDLPYGVREREEYLRDGGRPTQLAQNCSGKHAAMAATCVINGWPVQGYLDPSHPLQKLVAETVTELTGEEPSGLSTDGCGTPLFALTLAGMARAFGRLASAQLADGASGPESPEAAVAHSMRRHPDMVAGEGRDVTDLMRLLPGALAKDGFEGIQLVGLPDGRGVAVKISDGGDRARMPVTVRALEALDVDTSALAGIATGAVLGGGRQVGLLQAADFPSLSPTNDVL
- a CDS encoding helix-turn-helix transcriptional regulator — its product is MTDPFAKDLAAAVRVRRSDLRLSQQDLADMAGVSERFVRFVEQGKPSLRLDTLVALLNTLGLELKLATRTTAAGRALGTQQTESQPPESQPPVSEPRVTQPPSAAPPSAAPGNQPEPENRP